One region of Lactobacillus johnsonii genomic DNA includes:
- the nusB gene encoding transcription antitermination factor NusB, which produces MTQHEMRRIAMQAIYLANQGKLTDAEEVCQKALKALELKDFPDYSTELVNGVLANKEALDEQLSKYLKKGWRLNRINEIDLAILEVALYEMQKSKVIDPVAALNEALNLCDEFSSKESKKFINGLLANFIKKD; this is translated from the coding sequence ATGACACAGCATGAGATGAGAAGAATTGCTATGCAAGCAATTTATTTGGCTAACCAAGGTAAATTAACTGATGCAGAGGAAGTTTGTCAAAAAGCTTTAAAGGCTTTGGAATTGAAAGATTTCCCAGACTATTCTACAGAATTAGTTAATGGTGTTTTAGCAAATAAAGAAGCACTTGATGAGCAATTAAGTAAATATTTAAAAAAGGGTTGGCGTCTTAATAGAATTAACGAAATTGACTTGGCAATCCTTGAAGTAGCTCTTTATGAAATGCAAAAGAGCAAAGTAATTGATCCGGTAGCTGCTTTAAATGAAGCGTTAAATTTATGTGATGAATTTAGCTCTAAGGAATCTAAAAAGTTTATTAATGGTCTCTTGGCCAATTTCATTAAGAAAGACTAA
- a CDS encoding Asp23/Gls24 family envelope stress response protein yields the protein MADNSTILLSSNDKGDETRVDLGVLEVILGIAARKVDGVSEMRGTLKTGIDTLFGRSNQGKGVSLSVEDDKLTADVYTYLDYGVNVPKVCVQLQKNLTLQLKQMTDLDLTQINVHVVGLVSETDETEVKADTEALFPDDKEDEAKD from the coding sequence ATGGCTGATAATTCAACGATTCTTTTATCAAGCAATGACAAAGGCGATGAAACCCGAGTTGACCTTGGTGTTTTAGAGGTTATTCTAGGAATTGCTGCCAGAAAAGTCGATGGCGTCAGCGAAATGCGTGGGACGCTAAAAACTGGCATCGATACTCTTTTTGGTCGTTCTAACCAAGGTAAAGGTGTTTCCCTAAGTGTTGAAGACGATAAGTTAACTGCTGATGTTTATACTTATCTTGACTACGGTGTAAATGTGCCAAAAGTATGCGTCCAACTGCAAAAAAATCTAACTTTGCAATTGAAGCAAATGACAGATTTAGATTTAACTCAAATTAATGTTCATGTAGTTGGCTTGGTTTCAGAAACAGACGAAACTGAAGTAAAGGCTGACACAGAAGCACTTTTCCCAGATGATAAAGAGGACGAGGCTAAAGACTAA
- the efp gene encoding elongation factor P produces MTMISVNEFKNGLTIEYNNDLWRIVEFQHVKPGKGSAFVRSKLKSLRTGAVQEYTFRSTAKVNTADIQTKAMQYLYNDGTSFVFMDTNTYEQLEIPEAQVERESKFLKENMVVNVITHEGETLGVDLPNTVDLEVAETEPNIKGDTSSGGGKPATMETGLVVNVPFFINQGDVLTINTADGTYVSRANK; encoded by the coding sequence ATGACAATGATCTCAGTTAATGAATTTAAAAATGGATTAACTATTGAATATAACAATGATTTATGGCGTATTGTTGAATTCCAACACGTTAAGCCAGGTAAAGGTAGTGCCTTTGTTCGTTCAAAACTTAAGAGTTTAAGAACTGGTGCAGTTCAAGAATATACTTTCCGTTCAACTGCTAAAGTAAATACTGCTGATATTCAAACTAAGGCAATGCAATACTTATACAATGATGGTACAAGTTTTGTATTTATGGATACTAATACTTATGAACAACTTGAAATTCCAGAAGCTCAAGTTGAAAGAGAATCTAAGTTCTTGAAAGAAAACATGGTAGTTAACGTTATTACTCATGAAGGTGAGACTTTGGGTGTTGATTTACCAAATACAGTTGATCTTGAAGTTGCAGAAACTGAACCTAATATTAAGGGTGATACATCTTCCGGTGGTGGTAAGCCAGCAACTATGGAAACTGGCTTAGTAGTTAACGTACCATTCTTTATTAATCAAGGTGATGTATTAACTATTAATACTGCTGATGGTACTTACGTTTCTCGTGCTAATAAATAG